A genome region from Sander vitreus isolate 19-12246 chromosome 21, sanVit1, whole genome shotgun sequence includes the following:
- the baiap2l1a gene encoding brain-specific angiogenesis inhibitor 1-associated protein 2-like protein 1a isoform X5, with product MEISEAHRKVYNELEENFKRFHREIIIELEKKTEMDVKYMNATFKRYQSEHKLKLDSLERSQTDLKKLRRKSQGKHSSKYEIKENEYLESISLRQVDMQKFIADGCKEALLEEKRRFCFLADKHCMFSYQTSNFHEKAKEMLAMKLPSWQEKCSDIANVPDTVTTMIEELTTTPKQSPLVERYNRNNVESGAPPPAPPLKAQTSPLANMFDPEPRFSLTPTSDHNSDQGSLGEVSLSQSTSQSSGINVSRKPRVRTIFPHTAGNNHTLLSFDDGDIITLLIQEEKDGWLYGELEKTQQRGWFPSSYCRPYTEPMISNSSNLGTPVRRLSVTSLPEQDEEEPVLLPPPDYSDYAPSSPVVPLTPSPQNTQVSLVNGTAQAPFLGGGNPFATVKLRPTVTNDRSAPIV from the exons ATGGAGATCTCAGAGGCCCACAGGAAGGTCTACAATGAACTGGAAGAGAAT tTCAAGAGGTTCCACAGGGAGATTATTATCGAGCTGGAGAAGAAGACGGAAATGGATGTTAAATACATGAAT GCCACCTTCAAGCGCTATCAGTCAGAGCACAAGCTGAAGCTGGACTCCCTGGAGCGCTCTCAGACAGACCTGAAGAAGCTCAGGAGGAAAAGCCAGGGAAAGCACTCATCCAAGTATGAGATCAAAGAGAACGAG TATTTGGAGAGCATCTCGTTGCGCCAGGTGGACATGCAGAAGTTCATCGCTGATGGCTGCAAAGAGGCCTTACTGGAAGAAAAGAGACGCTTCTGTTTCCTGGCGGACAAACACTGCATGTTCTCCTATCAAACTAGCAACTTCCATGAGAAG GCCAAAGAGATGCTGGCCATGAAGCTCCCCAGCTGGCAGGAAAAGTGCAGCGACATCGCCAATGTGCCGGACACAGTGACGACCATGATAGAGGAGCTGACCACCACTCCAAAACAATCGCCGCTGGTTGAACGCTACAACAGG AACAACGTGGAGTCAGGGGCGCCTCCTCCAGCACCGCCACTGAAAGCACAGACCAGTCCGCTAGCCAACATGTTTGACCCAGAGCCCAGGTTTTCGCTAACCCCCACTTCAGACCACAACTCAG ACCAGGGCAGTCTTGGAGAGGTCAGTCTGTCCCAGTCGACATCCCAGTCGTCCGGTATCAATGTGAGCAGGAAGCCCCGAGTTAGAACCATCTTTCCCCACACGGCGGGCAACAACCACACACTGCTTAGCTTCGACGACGGCGACATCATCACGCTGCTTATCCAAGAAGAGAAGGACGGCTGGCTGTACGGAGAGCTGGAGAAGACACAGCA GCGGGGCTGGTTTCCCTCATCTTACTGCAGACCTTATACTGAGCCAATGATATCAAATAG CAGCAATCTTGGCACACCGGTGCGTAGACTGAGTGTGACCAGTCTGCCAGAGCAGGATGAAGAGGAACCGGTGTTGCTGCCGCCACCAGACTATAGTGACTACGCCCCCTCTAGTCCAGTGGTCCCCTTGACGCCCTCGCCACAGAACACG